The following coding sequences lie in one Lysobacter capsici genomic window:
- a CDS encoding DUF3060 domain-containing protein, protein MTVEIQQRNGASTDHLRCYTRLLAVSALCFAAIACTDGTGGGIGAAMSNELVDPASGATCSQGSNVRITKNEFSTVLDGECGDVIITGSNGSVNVDRAKSIRVEGTQVTVLNEKVETLEAVGSDNTFNMTEVGHATIAGDRNTLLGRNYRQVTFKGQGNSVNTDNEPQLDDQGTGNKVI, encoded by the coding sequence ATGACGGTTGAAATCCAACAACGCAACGGCGCGAGCACCGATCACCTGCGGTGTTACACGAGGCTGCTCGCCGTGTCGGCCTTGTGCTTCGCCGCGATTGCTTGCACCGACGGCACGGGCGGTGGAATCGGCGCCGCGATGTCCAACGAACTCGTGGACCCCGCCAGCGGCGCCACTTGCAGCCAAGGGTCGAACGTGAGGATCACCAAGAACGAGTTCTCGACCGTGCTCGACGGCGAGTGCGGGGATGTGATCATTACCGGTTCGAATGGTTCGGTGAACGTGGACCGCGCCAAGTCGATCCGCGTCGAAGGTACGCAGGTCACCGTCCTCAACGAAAAAGTCGAAACGTTGGAGGCGGTGGGCTCGGACAACACCTTCAACATGACCGAGGTGGGGCACGCCACCATCGCCGGCGATCGAAACACGCTGCTGGGGCGCAACTACCGCCAAGTAACGTTCAAGGGCCAGGGCAACTCGGTCAACACCGACAACGAGCCGCAGTTGGACGATCAGGGGACGGGCAACAAGGTCATTTGA
- the traD gene encoding conjugal transfer protein TraD: MNRSIECEGPSMGMKDRLHEQISNATSRLAKLQARQLLASQRQAEKDRAALRRRDRLRRERLAELVIAAGCDHLADAEIVGVLLHYRQEATESQRTDVEALGSAALGEEALSDT, translated from the coding sequence TTGAATCGAAGCATCGAATGCGAGGGTCCAAGCATGGGGATGAAAGATCGGCTGCATGAGCAAATCAGCAACGCGACCTCGCGGCTCGCGAAGCTGCAGGCGCGCCAGTTGCTGGCGTCGCAGCGACAAGCAGAAAAAGACCGAGCCGCCCTCCGCCGGCGGGATCGACTGCGGCGAGAGCGCTTGGCGGAGCTGGTGATCGCAGCGGGCTGCGATCACCTCGCCGACGCCGAAATCGTGGGCGTGCTGCTGCATTACCGCCAAGAAGCCACCGAAAGCCAAAGAACTGATGTCGAGGCACTGGGCAGCGCTGCCTTAGGGGAAGAGGCGCTCTCCGACACGTAA
- a CDS encoding MobA/MobL family protein: protein MAIYHMRVKTLSRSKGNSSVAAAAYRAALLLFDDKTGVKHDYRVRSGVVETQFVLPEGAALWGRIPQQLWNAAEAAERRKDAAVAREFEVALPHELNELQRSALVRELTERLVTRYGFAAQACIHAPTAPGGLNHHVHILATTRRMGPDGLTEKTRELDGRPSCTEQVMWVRAMVCDVINRHLTMARVDARVDHRTLSAQAEEAWGNGDAGKAIELTREPTRHIGKEAMALYRRGFEVEAVEENKAIRRNNQQEALVRLMDWRRASRGTDATLPNRLLASASGGIVAHLDDEDRARLALLAPDPATGSPHAAAAALLVEAEKLWNEPFRAWFDKILVMTGRFLKHSTERLRAYHERPQFLLHLKNLVWRLRQLKKDSAEGERRQLVLTEAIAAVDQAETALEQMGKERPRSGPWAKREWRRRRRAQAFELKVKRRAYFVASQEAAADTLEECEELASTSAQELEAWSRMLMKRYPAPQDAVDQRAANAAALGMAVPSPVLVVGGGDSGSAPRQGLGTVSTLTPKRPRPPR from the coding sequence ATGGCCATTTATCACATGCGAGTGAAAACGTTGAGCCGATCGAAGGGCAACTCCTCAGTGGCGGCTGCCGCGTACCGAGCCGCGTTGCTGCTCTTCGATGACAAGACCGGCGTCAAGCACGACTACCGTGTGCGCAGCGGTGTCGTCGAGACCCAGTTCGTGTTGCCTGAGGGGGCTGCGCTGTGGGGAAGAATCCCGCAACAGCTTTGGAACGCCGCGGAGGCGGCAGAACGGCGCAAGGACGCCGCCGTCGCCCGAGAGTTCGAAGTTGCGCTGCCGCACGAGTTGAACGAGTTGCAGCGTTCGGCACTGGTGAGGGAACTCACCGAGCGCCTGGTGACACGGTACGGCTTCGCAGCTCAGGCCTGCATCCACGCCCCGACCGCGCCGGGCGGGCTGAACCACCACGTCCACATTCTGGCTACGACGCGCCGCATGGGGCCCGACGGGCTCACTGAGAAAACCCGCGAGTTGGACGGCAGGCCTAGCTGTACGGAGCAGGTGATGTGGGTGCGCGCGATGGTGTGCGATGTGATCAACCGCCACCTGACGATGGCGAGGGTGGACGCCCGCGTCGACCACCGCACCTTGTCGGCGCAGGCGGAGGAAGCTTGGGGGAACGGGGATGCAGGGAAGGCCATCGAGCTGACCCGGGAGCCGACTAGGCACATCGGCAAAGAGGCCATGGCGCTGTATCGAAGGGGTTTTGAGGTCGAGGCTGTGGAGGAGAACAAAGCCATCCGTCGCAACAACCAGCAAGAGGCGTTGGTTCGGCTGATGGATTGGCGAAGGGCCAGCCGCGGCACGGACGCGACCTTGCCCAACCGGCTGTTGGCCTCCGCCTCTGGCGGCATCGTGGCGCACCTAGACGACGAGGACCGGGCGCGACTCGCGCTTCTCGCGCCCGACCCCGCCACAGGGAGCCCCCACGCGGCGGCCGCCGCGTTGCTCGTGGAGGCCGAGAAGCTGTGGAACGAGCCGTTTCGCGCTTGGTTCGACAAGATCCTAGTCATGACCGGGCGTTTCCTGAAGCACAGCACAGAACGCCTGCGGGCGTACCACGAGCGACCCCAGTTTCTTTTGCATCTGAAGAACCTGGTTTGGCGGCTACGCCAGCTCAAGAAGGACTCCGCAGAGGGAGAGCGGCGTCAACTCGTCTTGACCGAGGCGATCGCTGCTGTCGATCAGGCGGAAACCGCGCTTGAGCAGATGGGCAAGGAACGCCCACGATCGGGGCCTTGGGCCAAGCGCGAGTGGCGCCGACGTCGCCGTGCGCAGGCGTTCGAGCTCAAGGTCAAGCGCAGGGCCTACTTCGTGGCAAGCCAAGAGGCAGCGGCCGACACCTTGGAGGAGTGCGAGGAACTGGCGAGTACCAGCGCCCAGGAGTTGGAGGCATGGAGCAGGATGTTGATGAAGCGCTACCCCGCTCCCCAGGACGCAGTGGACCAACGCGCGGCGAACGCTGCCGCCCTCGGGATGGCCGTTCCGTCCCCGGTGCTCGTGGTCGGTGGCGGGGACAGCGGCAGCGCTCCCCGCCAAGGCCTGGGTACAGTTTCGACGCTGACGCCGAAGCGTCCGCGGCCACCGCGCTGA
- the yecR gene encoding YecR family lipoprotein: MKIQGVFVVAMILAATSGCVTTKEWSATGGSRADGVVRLSYEVGAMEQAQLSESQAIAMATRRCATWGYTGAEAFGGTTRQCNQPGGFGGCATWVVTKEFQCTGTGAPQAAGGNTVIVSPVVTASAGPSAAPAQPAASEPGYEAALRHAAARGCSAAGISHVSGNVFRANCPATGRSLILQCQGATCKEVD; encoded by the coding sequence ATGAAGATCCAGGGAGTGTTCGTGGTGGCGATGATCCTGGCCGCCACCAGCGGCTGCGTAACGACGAAGGAATGGTCGGCCACCGGCGGCAGCAGGGCCGATGGCGTGGTGCGCTTGTCCTACGAGGTCGGCGCGATGGAGCAAGCACAACTCAGCGAAAGCCAAGCCATCGCCATGGCGACCCGCCGCTGCGCGACCTGGGGCTACACCGGCGCCGAAGCGTTCGGCGGGACAACCCGGCAGTGCAACCAGCCCGGCGGGTTCGGCGGCTGCGCGACCTGGGTGGTCACCAAGGAGTTCCAGTGCACCGGCACGGGCGCTCCTCAGGCCGCCGGCGGCAACACGGTGATCGTTTCGCCCGTCGTCACCGCCAGCGCAGGGCCTTCCGCAGCACCGGCTCAGCCGGCTGCGTCAGAACCCGGGTACGAGGCGGCGTTGCGCCATGCGGCCGCTCGCGGTTGCAGCGCAGCGGGCATTTCCCACGTGAGTGGCAACGTGTTTCGCGCCAACTGCCCGGCCACCGGACGTTCGCTGATTCTGCAGTGCCAGGGAGCGACCTGCAAAGAAGTGGATTGA
- a CDS encoding ATP-dependent zinc protease family protein yields MSSKIVLGWREVAALPVLGIAAVRAKIDTGARSSALHVDAQWRYVDGGQPWVGFRLSPGVVGADVIEAAAPVFDERFVTDSGGHRTSRVFVQTLLSLAGTEREIEINLSDRRGMRFPMLLGRTAVTHLFTVDPSRSFLHGRARRRVSRN; encoded by the coding sequence ATGTCATCCAAGATCGTCCTCGGCTGGCGCGAGGTCGCCGCCTTGCCCGTGTTGGGCATCGCCGCGGTGCGCGCCAAGATCGATACCGGCGCGCGCAGCTCGGCGTTGCATGTCGATGCGCAGTGGCGCTATGTCGACGGCGGCCAGCCCTGGGTCGGGTTCCGGCTCAGTCCGGGCGTGGTCGGCGCCGACGTGATCGAAGCGGCCGCGCCGGTGTTCGACGAGCGCTTCGTGACCGACTCCGGCGGCCATCGCACCAGCCGCGTGTTCGTCCAGACCTTGCTGAGTCTGGCCGGCACCGAACGCGAAATTGAAATAAACCTGTCGGATCGTCGCGGCATGCGTTTTCCGATGTTGCTCGGCCGTACCGCGGTGACGCACTTGTTCACGGTCGACCCTTCGCGCTCGTTCCTGCATGGGCGCGCGCGGCGCCGGGTCAGTCGCAACTGA
- the rimK gene encoding 30S ribosomal protein S6--L-glutamate ligase, producing MKLAILSRNTKLYSTRRLVEAAREHGHSVRVLDPLRCYMRIASDGFQMHYKGREIAGYHAVIPRIGASVTRYGSAVLRQFELMETYTPNTSDAILRARDKLRSHQLLAAQRIGLPATVFGDNPDDTADLLSMLGPPPHVIKLNEGTQGAGVMLTEKLSASKGVIEALRGLYANFLVQEFVAEAKGADLRCFVVGGKVVAAMKRQAPKGDFRSNLHRGGTAKGVRASAAEQEVAVRAAQVLGLGVAGVDLIRSDRGPLVLEVNASPGLEGIEEASGVDVASEIIQYVSGRIQLKTPKRAGGKR from the coding sequence ATGAAGCTCGCGATCCTGTCGCGTAACACCAAGCTCTATTCGACGCGCCGTCTGGTCGAGGCCGCGCGCGAGCACGGCCACAGCGTGCGCGTGCTCGATCCGCTGCGTTGCTATATGCGCATCGCCTCGGACGGGTTCCAGATGCACTACAAGGGCCGCGAGATCGCCGGCTACCATGCGGTGATCCCGCGCATCGGCGCCTCGGTCACGCGTTACGGCTCGGCGGTGCTGCGTCAGTTCGAACTGATGGAGACCTACACGCCCAACACCTCCGACGCGATCCTGCGCGCGCGCGACAAGCTGCGCAGCCACCAGCTGCTGGCCGCGCAGCGCATCGGCCTGCCGGCGACAGTGTTCGGCGACAACCCCGACGACACCGCCGACCTGCTGTCGATGCTCGGCCCGCCGCCGCACGTGATCAAGCTCAACGAGGGCACCCAGGGCGCGGGCGTGATGCTGACCGAGAAGCTGTCGGCGTCCAAGGGCGTGATCGAAGCGCTGCGCGGGCTGTACGCGAATTTCCTGGTGCAGGAATTCGTCGCCGAGGCCAAGGGCGCGGACCTGCGCTGTTTCGTGGTCGGCGGCAAGGTGGTCGCGGCGATGAAGCGGCAGGCGCCCAAGGGCGACTTCCGCTCCAACCTGCACCGCGGCGGCACCGCCAAGGGCGTGCGCGCCAGCGCGGCCGAGCAGGAGGTCGCGGTGCGGGCGGCCCAGGTCCTGGGCCTGGGCGTGGCCGGCGTCGACCTGATCCGCTCCGACCGCGGCCCGCTGGTCCTGGAGGTCAACGCCTCGCCGGGCCTGGAGGGCATCGAGGAGGCCAGCGGGGTCGACGTGGCCAGCGAAATCATCCAGTACGTGTCCGGCCGAATCCAGCTCAAGACCCCCAAACGCGCCGGCGGAAAACGCTGA